TCCGTGTACGTCAGTTCGCGTAACGCGGATGCATGAGGGTGGACGGCGCGAGATCCCGCTGCCGCGTCAGCTCGGCCGCGGGCCGCCCGGCGCGCACGACCGCCGAGCCCGCCGCCCTGCGCAGGACCGGACGGGTCCGCGAGGCCAGCACGAAACCCCAGTCGCGGGGCGCCGTCGGCCCGCCCGCCGTGCGGTCGGGCCCGGGGGCGAACCCGGACTGCCTGCCGCCCACGCGGTACGCCACGGTCCGCAGCCCCGCGGCCCGCAGCGTCGCCTCGACCGTCCAGAAGACGCGGGGCCGGGTCGACAGGGGTCCTGCGTGGACGGCGAGGCGGCCGCCGTCGGCGAGGACGCGGGTGGCCAGGCCGTAGAACTCCTGGGAGTAGAGCTTCGTGCTGGGCGTGATGCCGGGGTCGGGCAGGTCGGAGATCACCACGTCGTACCGCGCGCGGGCCAGGCGCAGCCAGCGGAACGCGTCGGCGTGGATCACGCGGACGCGCGGGTCGCGGTAGGCGTGGTCATTGAGCTCGCTGAGGGCCGGGTCGTGCCGCGCGAGGTCGACGACGCCCGTGTCGAGTTCGACGACGTCGACGCGGCGCACGCCCGGGTGGCGCAGGATCTCGCGCGCCGCGAGGCCGTCACCGCCGCCGAGGATCAGCACGCGCGCGTGGGGCCCGCGCATGGCGGGGGCGACGAGGCCCCGGTGGTAGCGCGCCTCGTCGCGTCCGCTGATGCGCAGGCGGCCGTCGAGGAAGAGGTCGAGGGAGCCGCGCCGCCCGCCGGTGAGGACGACCTCCTGGACGTCGGTCTGCACGGCGACCCGCACGTCGTTGCCGTACACGGCGCGGCGGGCGGCCCGCTCGAAGTCGTCGACGAGCACGGCGGCGGAGGCGAGCAGGGAGAGGACGACGACGTTCGCGGTGAGGAGCACCCAGCGGGCGCGGACGCTCAGGTCCTGCCGGAACAGGCCGAACACGAGCGCGCCGCCCGCGACGGCGTTGACGGAGCCGGTGAACAGGGCGCCCGTCAGCTGCCCGAAGAACGGCAGGAGCAGGAAGGGGAAAGCGAGCCCGCCGACCAGCGCCCCCACGTAGTCGGCGGCGAACAGGTCGGCGACCGCGCCGCCCGCGTCCTGTCTGCGGATGCGCTGGATGAGCACCATGAGGAGAGGTACCTCGGCGCCGATGAGGATGCCGATGGCGAGGGAGAACGCGACGAGCAGATAGCGCGAACCGCCCGCCCACATCTCACCCCTGCCGCCGGACCACGCGAACGCCGCGTACAGCACCATGGCGCTGCACCCGCCGACCAGCGCGAGCACCGATTCGAGGAGGCCGAACCAGGCGGACGCGTGGTGACGGAGCCGTTTGGCGAGCAGCGAGCCGATGCCCATGGCGAAGACCATCACGGAGAGCACGACGGAGGCCTGGGTGACGGAGTCGCCGATCAAGTACGCGGCGAGGGCGACGAGTTCCAGTTCGTAGACGAGCCCGCAGGCAGCGCAGACGAATACGCCCGCAAGGACGAGGAAGCGTCCTGCCCGGGGCGAGACCGGCAGGCGCACCGTCGACTCGATCACGCCTGGAACGCTACGTCACCGCACGCTCACACCGGGTCCCCCACATGGGTGTAAACGGGGGTGCGCACCCCCACTCGTGTACGAGTCGCGACGAGTTGGCCCTCCTGTGGGTACGCGTGCCACGTACGCCACATCAGGGCCCCTTCGTGCCGCTGCGCGAGGAGCGCGGTGAACGCGTGCGGGCTGCCGGGGAAGACACCCGCGAGTCCGTGCGGGTGCTCGGCGACGAGGGCGAGCAACTCCTGGGCACGACCCGCGAACTGACCGTGCGACAGGATCTCCACGCGCGCCGCGAATTCGTACTCCCATTCGCCGACGCGCTTGGAGACGCCGAGCGGCAGCGGCGTACTA
The window above is part of the Streptomyces venezuelae genome. Proteins encoded here:
- a CDS encoding polyamine aminopropyltransferase, whose product is MIESTVRLPVSPRAGRFLVLAGVFVCAACGLVYELELVALAAYLIGDSVTQASVVLSVMVFAMGIGSLLAKRLRHHASAWFGLLESVLALVGGCSAMVLYAAFAWSGGRGEMWAGGSRYLLVAFSLAIGILIGAEVPLLMVLIQRIRRQDAGGAVADLFAADYVGALVGGLAFPFLLLPFFGQLTGALFTGSVNAVAGGALVFGLFRQDLSVRARWVLLTANVVVLSLLASAAVLVDDFERAARRAVYGNDVRVAVQTDVQEVVLTGGRRGSLDLFLDGRLRISGRDEARYHRGLVAPAMRGPHARVLILGGGDGLAAREILRHPGVRRVDVVELDTGVVDLARHDPALSELNDHAYRDPRVRVIHADAFRWLRLARARYDVVISDLPDPGITPSTKLYSQEFYGLATRVLADGGRLAVHAGPLSTRPRVFWTVEATLRAAGLRTVAYRVGGRQSGFAPGPDRTAGGPTAPRDWGFVLASRTRPVLRRAAGSAVVRAGRPAAELTRQRDLAPSTLMHPRYAN
- a CDS encoding DUF2617 family protein, translated to MLTTLKTGYTDTRAADLAWALGREPLPALATLDLELDDARMQLRLLGASHQVLLEEERGGCSETVACIPGSSTPLPLGVSKRVGEWEYEFAARVEILSHGQFAGRAQELLALVAEHPHGLAGVFPGSPHAFTALLAQRHEGALMWRTWHAYPQEGQLVATRTRVGVRTPVYTHVGDPV